The Actinomycetota bacterium genome segment TGGAGCCGGACGTCATCCTGATGGACGAGCCCTGCTCGGCCCTGGACCCCATCGCCACCAATCACATCGAGGACCTGATGCAGGATCTGAAGTCGCAGTACTCGATCCTGATCGTCACCCACAACATGCAACAGGCGGCCCGGGTGGCCGATATGACGGCGTTTCTCACGGTCGAGGTGGACGAAAGCGGGGGCCGGACCGGGATCCTGGTGGAATACGACGTGACGCAGAAGATCTTCACGACGCCGGCCGACCGACGGACCGAAGACTACGTAACCGGACGCGTCGGCTAGTTCACCGACTCCCGGGAGCCGGGGATGTCGCCTTTGTGCGAGGCGTCGGTGAACTCCTTGAACTCCCCTGTCACCAAAAAGGCGACCTCCTCGCCGATGTCCACGGCGTGGTCCCCGAGCCGCTCGAGCTGCCGGCTCACGAGCACCATCCTCGCGGCCCACTCGATGGTGGTCTCGTCGTCGGCCGCCACCTTCGCGACCTCCTTGATCAGCCCGCGGTTGAGCCGGTCGATGGAGTCGTCCATCCGGGACAGCCCCAGGGCCGCGGTGAGGTCGCGGGAGGAGAACGCCCGGAAGGCGGCGTCGATCATCCTTCCGGCCTGGGCCCCCATCTCCTTGAGCTCCCCCAGGATGGCCTCGGACGGAGGCAGGTCCTTCACGAGACGGACGACCTTGCCGATCGTGGTGCAGAGATCGCCCATGCGCTCGAGGTGCATGTTGATGTGCAGCATGGCCGCGACGAGCCGGAGGTCCACGGCCACGGGGGCCTGAGTGGCCAGCAGAGTGAAGATCCTGTTGCGAATCTCCATATAGCAGCGGTCGATGGGGTCGTCACCCCGGACGACCTCGTCGCCCAGCTCCTCGTCGAAGCTCAGGAGGGCCTGCATGGCCTTTTCCAGCTGCTGGAGGACCTGGCCGGCCACCTCAACGCACAGGGTCTCGACCTCGGCCAGCTCGTCGCGGAAGGCTTTTCGCACGGTCCAGCCTACCGCCTCCGCAGTCACTGCCCGACCCCGCCGCGGGGCCCGGATCAGACGAATTGGATCAGAGGCAGGAATTCCGCTCGCCACGGCGAAACCAGAGTCAACTCGAACCCAATGAGGAGGGTTTGCTCATGGAGAAGCAGCTCAAGCGCCTCGCCCTTGTGGCGATGGCCACGGCCGCCGTCGCGACCGGTCTTTTCGCCGGCCCCGCCTCCGCGGCTGGGTGCCTGCCTGTGGCGCAGCACCAGGAGATCTCGGCCAACGGCTCGACCTTCTACCTCCAGATCCGTGGAGAGGGTGCGGCCAGCGAGCCGTGGGTCTACGAGGAGAGCAACGGCATCGCCGGCCTCCAGCGCGGCGGAACCAACGGCTGGCTCGTGCCGCTCCAGTCGCTGCAGAGCAAGGACAACTGCAACGACGGTGGCACCCCGGACCGCGTTATCCAGTAGTCACGGGTTTCCCAAAAGGCCCGGGCCTGGCGGCCCGGGCCTTTTTGCTTGCTAGGCAACTGGCCCGGACGGGTTCACTGGCTCCAAGCTCGTGCGTGCGAGGCAGGAATCGACCTTGGGTGGGCGAACTCTTTGAGTCACTACCCGCAGAGGAGGGTGTTCATGAAGAAGCAGCTCAAGAAAGCAGCGGCCACGGCGGCCGCGGTTTTGGCCGTGTCGGCAACGGCGATGGCTCCCGCCTCGGCAGCCGCGTGCGTGCGCGGCACAGTCGCCGAGGTCGA includes the following:
- the phoU gene encoding phosphate signaling complex protein PhoU — protein: MRKAFRDELAEVETLCVEVAGQVLQQLEKAMQALLSFDEELGDEVVRGDDPIDRCYMEIRNRIFTLLATQAPVAVDLRLVAAMLHINMHLERMGDLCTTIGKVVRLVKDLPPSEAILGELKEMGAQAGRMIDAAFRAFSSRDLTAALGLSRMDDSIDRLNRGLIKEVAKVAADDETTIEWAARMVLVSRQLERLGDHAVDIGEEVAFLVTGEFKEFTDASHKGDIPGSRESVN